One window from the genome of Musa acuminata AAA Group cultivar baxijiao chromosome BXJ1-4, Cavendish_Baxijiao_AAA, whole genome shotgun sequence encodes:
- the LOC135671880 gene encoding protein PAT1 homolog 1-like, protein MTGGFEGEGGAPAGNPNRPPDDPRELRDAFADNTMFDASQYAFFGMAVMDEVELGGLKDNDNDHDGFSGIKDEYHFSPPGDREDFFPSGIQDVYEAEGLGSLSDIDDLTSTFAKLNRVVNDPKGAGVIGDRGSFSRESSSTADWTLEGDYSNWIDQRILDAENIQEGKRWWSQPRPSYSQLSESKPLYRTSSYPQQQQQQQQQQQQQQRQRQQYTQEPILIPDPFFTSYSLSSGGSLPLTNLTRHLSIPSLAAGLQLPGPSLTPYSDSQQQLGGLTHGFHYGADISQIIPPGPAISSRSMNNLLNQSSLLSSDSLLPNLLQQQLSLPSNLRTSQILSQHQLQRMQQVQPSLPHFSHLQTKFNPHGSPPQLRNKFDLAFPMSDMRDHRSKASQRGKQNMRFSRQSSDTGNVRTDNKWPQIRSRYMSPEEIENILRMQNASSHTSDPYIDDYYHQACLAKKSSARLKHNFCPTGTKDPPSRSRGGNISHTHVQIDALGRVILSSIRRPRPLVEVDISSSLGDGIHEQKSSMKPLECEPMLAARITIEDAICLLLGVDDIDRLLQFNPPQDGGLQLRRRRQIFLEGLAASLNLVDPLAPSKAGHSVGLGPKDDIVFLRIVSLAKGRKLLSRYLRLLKSGSDLARVVCMAIFRHLRFLFGGLPSDSSAAETLANLVKAVSLCVCNMELSALSACLAAVVCSPEQPPLRSVGSSAGDGATILIISVLDQATNLLTDPHSANSCSISNRSLWQASFDAFFGLLTKYCWSKYDSILQMLLIQAPNDAVIGSDASRAISREMPIDLLRASLPHTNEHQREVLLDFAQTSMPITGFRAHGSCSGPATSESVPG, encoded by the exons ATAATACCATGTTTGATGCCTCACAATATGCATTCTTTGGCATGGCGGTCATGGACGAAGTTGAGTTAGGGGGTTTAAAAGACAATGACAATGATCATGATGGTTTTAGTGGGATTAAGGACGAGTATCATTTCTCTCCTCCTGGAGACAGAGAGGATTTTTTTCCTTCTGGAATACAAGACGTTTATGAG GCTGAAGGATTAGGTTCTCTGTCTGATATTGATGACCTCACGAGCACTTTTGCAAAG TTGAACAGAGTTGTAAATGACCCAAAAGGTGCAGGAGTTATTGGTGATAGAGGATCTTTTTCTAGAGAAA GTTCTTCAACTGCTGACTGGACACTGGAGGGAGACTACTCAAACTGGATTGATCAGCGAATATTAGATGCTGAAAACATTCAGGAAGGTAAAAGATGGTGGTCACAGCCGCGTCCCTCTTATAGTCAGCTTTCAGAATCCAAACCACTGTACAGAACATCTTCATaccctcagcagcagcagcagcaacaacagcagcagcagcagcagcagcgacagcggcagcaatATACCCAAGAACCAATTCTCATACCTGATCCATTTTTCACTTCCTACTCTCTATCCAGTGGAGGATCTCTGCCGTTGACGAACCTAACACGGCACTTGAGCATTCCTTCTCTTGCTGCTGGGCTCCAACTGCCTGGCCCAAGTCTCACCCCTTATTCTGATTCTCAGCAACAATTGGGAGGGTTAACTCATGGATTTCACTATGGTGCAGACATATCCCAGATTATTCCTCCTGGCCCTGCAATAAGTAGCCGGTCAATGAACAATTTACTGAACCAATCTAGCCTATTATCGAGTGACAGTTTGTTGCCTAACTTGCTACAGCAACAATTATCTCTACCAAGCAACTTGAGAACTTCACAAATATTATCGCAGCACCAACTACAGAGAATGCAACAGGTCCAGCCATCTCTTCCCCATTTCTCCCACTTGCAGACTAAATTCAACCCCCATGGTTCCCCTCCACAGTTAAGGAACAAGTTTGATCTGGCTTTTCCCATGTCTGATATGAGAGACCATAGATCCAAAGCATCACAAAGAGGAAAACAGAATATGAGATTTTCTCGCCAGTCATCTGATACTGGCAACGTGAGAACTGACAATAAATGGCCACAGATTAGATCAAGGTACATGTCACCTGAAGAGATAGAAAACATCTTGAGAATGCAGAACGCCTCAAGTCACACAAGTGATCCTTACATTGATGACTATTACCACCAGGCTTGTCTTGCAAAAAAATCATCTGCAAGGCTGAAGCACAATTTCTGCCCAACAGGTACAAAAGATCCGCCTTCTCGGTCACGTGGTGGTAATATATCACACACACATGTTCAGATTGATGCACTGGGTAGAGTTATACTCTCTTCGATTCGTAGACCTCGCCCTCTTGTTGAAGTTGATATATCATCCTCGTTGGGTGATGGCATCCATGAACAGAAGTCTTCCATGAAGCCACTTGAGTGCGAGCCGATGTTGGCAGCTAGAATCACCATTGAAGATGCTATCTGCCTTCTTCTCGGTGTAGATGATATTGATCGGCTTTTGCAGTTCAACCCGCCACAAGATGGTGGATTGCAGCTGAGGAGGAGAAGACAGATTTTCTTGGAAGGGCTTGCGGCATCACTTAATCTTGTTGATCCACTTGCCCCCAGTAAGGCTGGTCATTCAGTTGGGCTTGGCCCAAAAGATGACATTGTTTTCCTTCGTATAGTCTCTCTTGCCAAGGGTCGCAAGCTCCTATCGCGCTATCTTCGACTTCTCAAATCTGGAAGTGATCTTGCACGAGTGGTCTGCATGGCTATTTTCCGACACCTGAGGTTTCTGTTTGGTGGTTTACCTTCTGATTCCAGTGCGGCAGAAACGTTAGCCAATCTCGTGAAAGCTGTTTCTCTATGTGTGTGCAATATGGAATTAAGTGCACTCAGTGCTTGCCTTGCTGCTGTGGTCTGTTCACCTGAACAACCACCCCTTCGTTCAGTTGGAAGTTCAGCTGGTGATGGAGCCACCATCCTCATAATATCCGTTCTTGACCAGGCAACCAATCTTCTGACAGACCCCCATTCTGCAAACAGTTGCAGCATCTCTAACCGAAGTCTGTGGCAGGCATCATTTGATGCTTTCTTTGGGCTCCTTACTAAATATTGCTGGAGTAAATATGACAGTATTCTGCAAATGTTACTTATTCAGGCACCAAACGATGCAGTTATTGGATCTGATGCATCCAGAGCTATAAGCAGGGAGATGCCTATCGATCTGTTACGAGCGAGCCTTCCTCATACAAATGAGCACCAGCGTGAGGTGTTACTTGATTTTGCTCAGACGTCGATGCCTATTACTGGTTTTCGCGCACATGGTAGTTGCAGTGGTCCTGCAACCTCTGAATCAGTTCCTGGTTGA